A window of Sulfurimonas gotlandica GD1 contains these coding sequences:
- a CDS encoding phosphatidylglycerophosphatase A family protein — protein MNWFFITLGYSGLFPKAPGTAGSFVALILGILILSIFEVETLFLATILISIIAIREINKYELKSGIHDDKRIVIDELAGMWFALSVAPAMTIGMGEITQLENGFLIQAILSFLLFRYFDIKKPSIIGRIDREVKGGIGVMGDDILAGFAAGIVSSLIWQGWLQLQGML, from the coding sequence ATGAACTGGTTTTTTATAACATTAGGCTACAGTGGCCTATTTCCTAAAGCTCCTGGTACTGCAGGAAGCTTTGTGGCACTTATTCTTGGTATTTTAATACTTAGTATATTTGAAGTTGAAACACTGTTTTTAGCAACTATTTTAATAAGCATCATAGCTATTCGTGAAATTAACAAATATGAACTAAAGAGTGGAATTCATGATGACAAACGTATAGTTATTGATGAACTTGCAGGAATGTGGTTTGCACTAAGTGTTGCACCAGCTATGACTATTGGCATGGGTGAGATTACACAACTAGAGAATGGATTTTTAATCCAAGCTATTTTATCATTTCTTCTATTTAGATATTTTGACATCAAAAAACCATCTATCATAGGTAGAATTGACAGAGAAGTTAAAGGCGGGATCGGTGTTATGGGTGACGATATCCTTGCAGGTTTTGCAGCTGGTATTGTCAGTTCACTTATCTGGCAAGGTTGGTTACAACTACAAGGAATGCTTTAA
- a CDS encoding 4Fe-4S binding protein, which produces MSLISLNASRCVRSLARESECNKCEIICPTEAIVVGENPLPSINFSSCIGCGACDAICPNEALSLDTFKPTEFFFSFLEDNENIISCRKNVPCIAALSVEHIISLAILKKKMVFDMGHCDSCSIAHKCKPQILKNYEEATYILSAMENEAEIKLEDVCFIKETQNKESDRRDFFNSITLGNVAKGKHAFEAEVKKATDELVEHTLQKEDIALLKKKRVPEKRKLFFTAIKRVSKPSQFHIVDANEVTFTSQKLLNEDSCTACQMCYRICPTGALTSDIKNSKIDFDPFLCIKCSICHDVCEPDAITLSSSYNVKEFFEPAVQNLVSFKVRRCDECNVIFSTNSNDKMCYRCKAEDEEARSLWGITEDM; this is translated from the coding sequence ATGTCTTTAATATCACTAAATGCCAGTAGATGTGTTCGTTCTCTTGCAAGAGAGAGTGAATGTAATAAGTGTGAAATAATCTGTCCAACAGAAGCTATTGTCGTAGGAGAAAACCCTCTACCATCAATTAATTTCTCATCTTGTATTGGCTGTGGTGCATGTGATGCAATTTGTCCTAATGAAGCACTATCTCTTGATACATTTAAGCCTACAGAGTTTTTCTTCTCTTTTTTAGAAGATAATGAAAATATAATCTCATGTCGGAAAAATGTTCCTTGCATAGCAGCTTTGAGTGTTGAGCATATAATCTCTTTAGCTATTTTGAAAAAAAAGATGGTTTTTGATATGGGACACTGTGATAGCTGTTCTATTGCACATAAGTGCAAACCTCAGATTCTTAAAAACTATGAAGAAGCAACATATATTTTAAGTGCTATGGAAAATGAAGCTGAGATAAAACTTGAAGATGTTTGTTTTATTAAAGAAACACAGAACAAGGAGAGTGATAGAAGAGATTTTTTCAACTCTATTACTCTTGGTAATGTTGCAAAAGGCAAACATGCTTTTGAGGCTGAGGTTAAAAAAGCTACTGATGAACTTGTAGAACATACTCTACAAAAAGAAGATATTGCACTGTTGAAGAAAAAAAGAGTACCAGAAAAAAGAAAGCTCTTTTTTACAGCTATAAAAAGAGTAAGCAAACCATCTCAGTTTCATATTGTAGATGCTAATGAAGTTACATTTACTTCACAAAAGCTTTTAAATGAAGATAGTTGTACTGCTTGTCAAATGTGCTATAGAATCTGTCCAACAGGTGCTCTGACATCCGATATAAAAAATTCTAAAATAGACTTTGATCCATTTCTTTGTATAAAATGTAGCATTTGTCATGATGTTTGTGAACCAGATGCAATAACGCTTTCAAGTTCATACAATGTAAAAGAGTTTTTTGAACCAGCCGTTCAAAATTTGGTCTCTTTTAAGGTAAGAAGATGTGATGAGTGTAATGTTATATTTAGCACAAACTCAAATGACAAGATGTGTTACAGATGTAAAGCAGAAGATGAAGAAGCCCGCTCCCTTTGGGGCATAACTGAGGATATGTAA